TGGGAACCAATTTAGATGCAACTAacttcattattaaaggaaaaaacgAGATTGAGCATGTTTGgcggtgaatcactctgtacgttatattgtacgtattatttaaactcgtcatattatatattattatatgtatgtcaCTATGATAAATGTAAGTAccatctttttttaaaatacggacgtgtgttaaaatatacaatgcTGATTCCAAGTATACAGAAATACTCAAATGCCTATATATAAGGTGGTAACTCTATctacaacatataatatatacttagaccattttttaaaatctggAGATTTTTTTGTGGGTACTTCTTAAGGAGTGTTTTGTGGAGATAAAAACTTCTGGTTtttcaaacgaaaaataacccttttctactgtaaaatatttgtggaaatttttttctgaaaatgttgaagttggtatcagaataaaaattcgaataagtttttgagttattaactTTGTGTTCCAAGGATAATGGACTCATGATAATGCAGGATTAGGAAGATTATATGGGGATTTGgtaacttgaaaatttaaaaattatattgattatatattaatcCATCAATTTTAACAACTTGTAAAAAGTTGCCCTATATTATTAcatctactttatattttttaaatcatttttaaggattattaggtatatcttttagaggatgtcagcgcactattggttttctctctctggcccacgagcaacatagacaaaacacatttgcgcagaatcgttttttctatatttttaagtaatcttagagtaaaatcactcattacaaaaaagatagaaaataatatttttgagggaatgtcatatcgatttctctaaatattgtttgaaaacaatttaatcatcatttaaatttaaatttttttgtttattttgaaactcaaatacaaagtcaaataacaataaaatataaaatcgatatgaccttacctcaaaaatattattcactatcttttttgtaatgggtgattttactctaaaattacttgaaaatatagaaaaaacgattctgcgcaaatgtgttttgtctatgttgcgcgtgggtcgaagagagaaaacaaatagtgcgctgacatcctcttaatattacATAAGCATTTTAATACCAAGAAaatactcgtttgaattttgattaaggtaggtatatcaacgttttcaaaaaaaatttcgacaaaataatattcagtaaaaaggGGAGGGGAGGCTCtcatttctaaaatataagtttgtatCACCCCAGAATACTTAGTagaaaaaattcaacaatttgaaaatatggattgagtatatttagaattttcaaaaatcagaatttgaatcaCCCTGTTCGccgttataatatacgtatgctTACttgtcatattatgttatattattattatatcactacaatatttaaaatctgtgctgaaatatttaagaaattcaCAATTATACAGaaatatctatataggtatacctactaacatactataatattgtctgctggctttatattatattttattaaatttttccaCTTCACGCGATGTAGGTAACGTGTGTACTAATGTAgtatgatttaatatatatttgcatCATGGAAaagagtaaatactaaatatactaactgcgtaggtaggtaggtatgtaatataatatatacgctgaggtacttttattatattattattatattttaaattacaatatcaaTGTTGTGTGATGAAAACGGGGCTTTTTATTTTCATCGATTTTCTCTCAGACCGTGCACGGCGAGTAGGAgcagaatacataatatacaatatatatacctgCATTATACATACAGCAAGTACAGCGGTAGaaatgaaaaatcatttttatattgaagCAGAAAGCGAACGATGAACAGGTAGGTACACAGCGGAATATCAGAATTAAGTATGTATAGGAGGTAGCTATATGTAGTATAATACTACAGCGTACGgtgtttattaaaatacggAAGCTATATAGACAGGTAATAAGcgtatacaacaattttttccCGTCCcttctatatacattataatatattataattcgataaaagtgtaataatgtatattatacaggacgATTCACTGAGCATGGTCACCGCCTCTATGTTTTCctgcaataataaatttatttcaattttgattgttggacttttgaaatattatatacttaaagaacataatattattatacatttattgagaTTTGCTGTACTACTTATTGGGAGTGTCTCGTACAGCGATATGCAAACACTTGTTTTTCAAATGCGAGCCCCCTCCCCTTTTTTCTGTAAACTGTTTATAACAGCGGTTCCCAAACTTTATTGGCTCGCGGCACCATTTTTGAACTAAGGTTTTATAAGGGCACCCTAAGAAATAAATAAGACCAGAAACAATTGTAACggttataataattgaacatattatgtatttaattaaaattatgcataatttatataattttatttacataatcgTAATTGTTTCCAATAAATAGCCGCTATCGTCGTGTTTCCGAATATATTTTTGGATCATATCAAAATCTACGGCAGCAAGGAACTCTTGTAAAGACTACGCTGCGCACCAGGCCACACACTGTGGGAACCACTGGTTTAGAAGAGAATTTTTTTGATGACATTTTGATGTATacttatctattttaaaattcaaacgagtagtttctcacttaataaaatatttatactataatgataaatattccttaaaaatggtcttacaaaaatttaaaatagattagGTACCTGTGCAATATCggatatagtatttatttatattttcatctttgggcgatttttaaaaattatagatgttgatggattaatataaatgattaaaatgttcaaattaccATAGCATGGGTTTATTTTCCTTGTCACACAGAGTTTACTCAAAACTACTCGTTCAACTTTTGATTTAGACACGTCATCTtccgctaaataatttacagtaaaaaagaggGGAGGGGTGGTTttgatttgaaaaacagaagttcgTATCTCCAATGTACACATATCAAATAACTCTCaagatgaatataataatatgatctctaagtatatttataagttcCGAAAATAAGATTTGTAATAACTGTATTGTCGAAGAAGAAAAAAAGGGACGATTGAGGATGCTTGGCGAATCCCCCTGTATATaggtcctatatattatagtatatttacatggataatatatagctggtacataggtattatatacaagACCATGCTCTGAcgtaagtaataatatgataacaatacACCTGAGGCGTGGATTGCCgaaagtttttatattaaaacagacAGCGCgtcaataatttatgaaaatatatttaaaaaacgacgaatttattataaacgtcGCTTTTTTCCCCATCAAAAACTCGCGagttcaacgaaaaaaaaattgtaaacgtCAAAATCAGCTacttttttcttgttttttttgtgGGTGGGTAAGAGTTTGggggaaaaatatataatgtttcaaGTCGGAGGCCAGTGGGGTTGTGGTGCACGTGCAGGCTATAGACTTAAATCCGATAAAATACACGGAAAAAACTGTATGGTTGTAGATACCAATTAAATGGTTATCCTAACCAAATTCAGTGGTAGGTATAGGGACTACCATTTATCATAGTTCCAAGTACCAAACCCATTTGGTTGTCATAATTCAGTTGATGTAACCAAACAATTTGGTTAGAAATTCTACCAGCCTACATGGTTCCATTAACCATACACTATGGTTATCCCAacctaaatttttttgtaattataaagcAATAAATAGTATTTCCAACAATATTGTAAGGTTACGGTAACAATTCTCATTGTTTGTAGTAACCACAATAAAGTGGTTGTATAAATCACTAGGATATAGGAGGGggaatttatatcatatattatatacatttttaataatatatatgaataaataattaagaacaaaatataatgaataaattatctttaatacattttaatataaataaacaatttaaaatatacccttaaataggtaatacctacaatattattatttatacattttaatatgaaaaaaaaaatatttaacaaataaaatacattattactttatggtataaaatatatagtaacattttaaaaattacaagatACATATGTACAACCATCAGACATTGTGCTACAAACACAAGGACTTTGTTCTACAAGTAGATCATCAAATGAAATGCATAATAGAtcatcacaattttttatttcatatgcTTGTAAATGTTCATTAAACCCTATTGTACTTATACGTTGACCAATTAAAAATGGTATGTCACATTGGagtttaaagaaaatatattttattatgacaaATATAGGCATATCTTTaacatcaattataataatcattctCTGCTTGGTTGTGTAACGAGTGCCTTTCACCTGAACCCACGAAACAAAACTAAcagaatttaaatttgtagtctgatttaataaattattttgtattttttctttctCATTTATAGACATATCTATTACTTTTCCTACGTTTGATGATTCTAAAGACAAAGATAGTGTATTCGATTTAGATAATAATCGATGTGCAAGTCTTAGTTGGTGTTTAATACTCAGTGTATAGCATATATTTTTCCGACTGGTAATAGAATGGGCCGTTAGCTTTGACTCTCTATGTTTAGACTCATATCTCATCGACCATAAGTGAGATACAGGCCCAACTTTACTCATTATTAATGGATAATGTAATAAGTGGTGATACTTTGGTTTTAAGTTGGttagaaacaattttaaatacaactcATGATGCTCAGTTATAAGtgtttttagtaataaattatgttctgGTTGAATTGACTTTAACGTTACGATCTGTATAATTTGTCgaagtaatatatataactgcCAAAATTCCGAATTAATGGGTACAAGGTCACCAATTAGAACACCTAAATGTCTGCTAAAACATAAAACTTCAATTgctgacatttttaatttttttttatttcttattgtatCCATTGTTATTGACTGAGGTTTGTTTTGGACCTCTAAAGGACCataattaaaatactgtaaACGATTGTTTAGTGTATCTAaagaaaagtattttaaattaattataaattcatataatataccacaCAAATCATAAGAACAAACCCCCTCCAAAATGTCATGCATTAGGTCAACCGAATGATTGTGAACTGCATGGAAACCATCAATTTGGTTCCATACACACAATTCATTGATGCCTGTAAGCGATAAATTATCTATGGCTATACCCTCTGAATAATTTTCTGTATTTCTCATTTTACTGTCATCTTGACTTACTAAATAATTGCATTCAATTTTAGAACACAAACAAAAACGACAAGGGTAATTTGCATTAAAGCCTTCACTAAAACCTAGCATTGAGTGTAAGCCCAAGTTATCACCTATGATTAATGCCAATGAAAAGTAGATTGTGTAATTTTGACTTTCTACATTCACAATTATACCatctttttgtaaataattaatttcattaattaattctttaaatatatttttatttccaaactCCTTACGGTCATTAGCAATAAAAAGAAGAGcaagaaaaatgtaatttaatgaagACTGAAATTCTGGAGGGAGGCATGACCCAAATGATACATAAACTgcccctattttttttttcccagcATGAGCACCAAGAGGATTATTTGTTtcatattcatcaaaatataaaaaaaaaggaatgaTTATTTTATCTGGGCTACTTTGACATTTAACTTTCCAAACTTCACTTTGCACAAAACTACAAACAATTCCCCCAGTCATAgaatttaaacgtttaaaatacTCAAGAactgtttttaatacatttggtTGTTCaaaaaacactttaaaaatacatcttaatggaataaaacaaatatttacattaactaaattaattacaatattatcattttttgtaatatttttatttctactaCCTATAGCAATTTCAATTGGTTTTACATAGACTCCTAACTCTTCCAAAACTTTTAATCGTTTATActcagtttttaaattttgaaacggATCATTAATAACATCAAACATAACTGATATTTTACTCATTGAATTTTcatcagaattatttttttttaaattatctaatacttctttttttagaatttgcataCACTTATCATTAAATCCATTTAAGTCATTTATAAGAATTTGCACTTTGTTTCTAGGTACAACCGCTTCATTATACCATTTTGATATAAGCATTATTCCATCCTCAGTAACTAGATTCTTGAATGCCTTAATAGATATGTCACTACAAGAACTTATTTCTAGTTGTTCATTAGATTGTTGATTCAAAATATCATCAATCTGTGTTGGTTCTATATGTAAATTGCTAGAAGACTCTTGGTTCACTAAAGTATGAGTTAACAAATGTCTACTGAAAGAATCAAAAGAGTTATAACTTCTTCCGCATGATGGTTCTATACATTTGTACTCTATTATATTCTCAAaagaatgaaataattttatatgcctgataagatttttaaaagaatttacACTAACTAAACAAATAAAGCATGATGCCattttacaattgtttttattaaatacaattaaaattaaaataaattttagtacAACAAATAACTAAAAAGCTAAATgctttaaagtaaaaaattaaatttgcaactgttaaaattaaaattattaacacattttgGTTAATTAACACTTATTTAAGTCATTAATTAAAGTAGTGACATTTGGACTACAATTTTTGTCAAACTTTGTAGTTATTTCAtagaaaaatgtttgtataaaataccaAATTTGTTCACACTGTggtgtataatgtaaattgaaAACGAAGAaagatttaaaacatatatcAATTGCCTTTAATGCGCTCtcaactttataaaaaaatttgttgattactatataaaaataagtcacCTGACTATCAGCCtcgacaaaaattatatatggttGTAGTTTTTCTCCCGTTCTTAACGCTTTGTTACATTTTTCATCGTCTACTTCTTTCAACTGTGACACTGTCTGTAAGTAAACTAaactataattacttatttcaaagaattaatttagttttaaaaagaaatgaaATTATGAATTCATACATTTGCATAATAAATGAATGATTGCTGAATTTCTAATTTAGATGGtctagtaaaatttttttttgatccaGTACATGTtctttttgatatatttattggtttaaatAATTCTACCAGAACTTTTAGAGCAGCAACTGTGTCAATAcctataaaacataaacatatatatattaaaaattaatttcaaataataaattttacatttcaagaattttaaaataggaGCCATAtttgatgtaataataatttgttaaaacttaCCAGAATCTGGAGGATTTATGATCGCATCTATCAAATTACTATCAAttcctttaatattatatttatttatataatttaataatttgttttttaaagtttcaaatTTAGTAAAAAGTATCAGTGTTTTTTGGGGGTATAACTGACTAAAATCCAGATCAATCTGCaatcaaatatgtaaaaataactcataaaaaaattaattaagtaattttagcTTTAAGTTAATTCATACTGACCAATGTGAATCCAAGTGGACTTTTTAATGGAGGATAGACTGATagataacaactatttgtatcatcacttaataaataattatatctttcTTGAAATGTTTTAAGCCATTTGTTTTCAACAATACTCCAaggtgatatattatttttgagccATATTATATCATCTGCTAATTCTTAAccaaacaaaataacatatttaatattaataaatatattaatgaataaattctACAATATTTACTATACCTTCACTTGGTATAAAACTATTTTCAGGAGTAATCTCTTTAGTCAATCTTTGGTTTGTTTTCCTAATTTCTTTTCTGAGATTATTATACTTATCCCACAACTTTCCTCTAGCTGGCGATACTAAATTTGCCTCTTTTTTGTAAGGAGTATAATATGTCTCTTTATGTTCTTGAGGAAATACAGAACAAATTTCTAAAGATACtgcaattaatttttcagtagatatttttttgtcttCACTTTGTTTGAGGAAATGCGTTACTATTATATGAGATAATTTATTTCTCAACAATccatttaattcattattctttaaataattatctaaaatgAGTTTGCCTTCATGATAACTattcaaaatagattttaaattaattgatgtatttaacgactgtaacaaaaaaataaaaaaaattgtaatgtgtCTCAGTATGTAGAACAATTTtgtaacaaaatacatttaacagtaataaaataatggttagAATGCATACAGTCATATACACtagttaggtacttaaaaaaacaTACTGTAgtgttgattatattttttttaacattcacATCAACATTATGAATGGTACTAGGAGTATCGATAAAGCTGGTGCTAGGAGTATCAATAAGGCTGGTGCTAGGAGTATCAATAAAGCTGGTCCTAGCAGAGGTATCAATGAAGCTGGTGAAATGTTTGTTGGTATAGCAGGGGCTAGTTTTATTATCAGTAATACAGTTTCCAAGCGTTGAAAAATCTTGATTGATAATTTctatacctacaatttatttaaattatattattaaatagtaaatgccTAACACAacaagaatataaattataaagcatAGATACTTGAATCATCCAAATTTGTCTGCAAGGCTTCATGGGAGTTCAGTATATCATTTACATGACTCAAATTACCatcagttaaaatattaaaaacagagGTCTCCGAAGAAGAATTACATgaattctataataaataatacagtttaatgcatacaatatagtattaactattaataggtacaatttataattcatgaaaatataagttaggtcagttttggaaattaaaaaaaggttaaattACAATGGGTACACAttagcattgattaaatatacatatacatatatttaatcaatgacaTTAGTAGGTACACTTTTATACTTGGACATTAGATGATAACTCCGACTTCAATTCTGAAATTCTTTTTACTATTTTGGCTCGATGACCCATAGGTAGACAAAGCTCTCGCACCATAGATTCAGTTAAGCATCGGAAAGCTTCTTCATCTACTCCTTGATCTAaccattacaaaataatatttgagtagATAACaagcaaaaattaattataaaacatcgtCTATTTCTGATATGGTCAGACATATTATTACCAAATGGGGAAATAATAGAGGATCttgatgtttaaaaatttgatttagttATCCCAAGTACACTTTaatgtatgtttaaat
This genomic window from Metopolophium dirhodum isolate CAU chromosome 1, ASM1992520v1, whole genome shotgun sequence contains:
- the LOC132935510 gene encoding uncharacterized protein LOC132935510 yields the protein MDNFVVKNLNELNIPQSIVQEFIDQGVDEEAFRCLTESMVRELCLPMGHRAKIVKRISELKSELSSNVQNSCNSSSETSVFNILTDGNLSHVNDILNSHEALQTNLDDSSIEIINQDFSTLGNCITDNKTSPCYTNKHFTSFIDTSARTSFIDTPSTSLIDTPSTSFIDTPSTIHNVDVNVKKNIINTTSLNTSINLKSILNSYHEGKLILDNYLKNNELNGLLRNKLSHIIVTHFLKQSEDKKISTEKLIAVSLEICSVFPQEHKETYYTPYKKEANLVSPARGKLWDKYNNLRKEIRKTNQRLTKEITPENSFIPSEELADDIIWLKNNISPWSIVENKWLKTFQERYNYLLSDDTNSCYLSVYPPLKSPLGFTLIDLDFSQLYPQKTLILFTKFETLKNKLLNYINKYNIKGIDSNLIDAIINPPDSGIDTVAALKVLVELFKPINISKRTCTGSKKNFTRPSKLEIQQSFIYYANTVSQLKEVDDEKCNKALRTGEKLQPYIIFVEADSQVTYFYIVINKFFYKVESALKAIDICFKSFFVFNLHYTPQCEQIWYFIQTFFYEITTKFDKNCSPNVTTLINDLNKC